A genomic window from Longimicrobium sp. includes:
- a CDS encoding class I SAM-dependent methyltransferase produces the protein MPQTPVRPSALPASEEKAAHVRRMFSSIAPRYDLLNHLLSLNIDKVWRRRAVDRLGWERNPGGTYLDSCAGTLDLSVELARRPGFTGRVVGSDFTYAMLEHGTDKLASIPVEPACADAMLLPFADESFDGATVGFGVRNLADLDVGLRETARVLKPGARFVILEFTTPGWQPFRGLYLFYFLRVLPAVGRLVSKHDSAYTYLPESVRQFPEPPELAARMERAGFADIGWTTLSGGIAALHWGTKR, from the coding sequence ATGCCGCAGACCCCCGTCCGCCCTTCGGCGCTCCCGGCCAGCGAGGAAAAGGCCGCGCACGTCCGGCGGATGTTCTCGTCCATCGCGCCGCGTTACGACCTGCTCAACCACCTCCTGTCGCTCAACATCGACAAGGTGTGGCGGCGCCGCGCGGTGGACCGGCTGGGGTGGGAGCGCAATCCGGGCGGCACCTACCTGGACTCCTGCGCGGGGACGCTGGACCTTTCCGTGGAGCTGGCGCGCCGCCCCGGCTTCACGGGACGCGTGGTGGGAAGCGACTTCACCTACGCCATGCTGGAGCACGGCACGGACAAGCTGGCGTCCATCCCCGTGGAGCCCGCCTGCGCGGACGCGATGCTCCTTCCCTTCGCGGACGAGTCGTTCGACGGCGCGACCGTCGGGTTCGGGGTGCGCAACCTGGCCGATCTGGACGTGGGGCTGCGCGAGACGGCGCGGGTGCTGAAGCCGGGGGCGCGCTTCGTGATCCTGGAGTTCACCACGCCCGGGTGGCAGCCGTTTCGCGGGCTGTACCTCTTCTACTTCCTGCGCGTGCTGCCGGCGGTGGGGCGGCTGGTGTCGAAGCACGACTCGGCGTACACGTACCTTCCCGAGTCGGTGCGCCAGTTCCCGGAGCCGCCGGAGCTCGCCGCGCGGATGGAGCGCGCCGGCTTCGCGGACATCGGCTGGACGACGCTCTCCGGCGGGATCGCGGCGCTGCACTGGGGGACGAAGCGCTGA